ACCATTGTTATATCCACCAGGACCACCGCCGTAGCCTGCAACGTAAACATTTTAGCACATTGCCATGAAGCAACTTTTGACACACGTCCAGTATGTTGGGCTTTATTGCCTACTTACCACCGCCACCATTACCACCATCTCCTCCATTGCAGTTGTATGGGCCGTCTCCGTATCTCCCCCTGCCGCCTGAAAGCGGGAAATACTGCAAGTTAGTCTTCTGATACCCTGCTTAGAACAGTGCAAGTAAAATGGCATAATATGCCGTCTTACCCTGATTGAAGCCTCTGTCGTAGTCGTAGGGCCTTCCACCACTGCTGCGGCCTAAACCACAACACAATCATCAACACTGGAATAGTCTGACTGCAGtgaatatttcaacaacaacaagaaagaagaagggaaaaaaaaaaagacttaccAGACATTCCCCCCATTCCCGTAGTCTGCATTTCCTGCCTTGAAAGAGCCTTCCTCACCTCACAGTTGTGAGAGTTGATTGTGTGGTATTTCTGGACTGCGGGGATGGAAATGTTGTTAGTGGACACGCAGGACAGCAGGGCCGAGCGGCGGAGGAACAGCGCGAGCATCTGCACTTACTGACGATCCTATCGACGGAATCATGGTCGTCGAAGGTCACAAAGGCAAAGCCCCTCTTTTTCCCGGAGCCGCGGTCGGTCATGATGTCGATGACCTCGATTTTGCCAAACTGTGTGAAGTAGTCGCGCAAGTGGGACTCCTCTGTGTCTTCCTTAATGCCCCCAACAAAGATCTTCTTCACGGTTACGTGGGCACCCGGCCGGTTCGAGTCCTGTGAGCGAAGACGTCGGTACACGGTCACGCATGGCCTCCGCACAACATGCTTTTGTCAATCGGGTCGAAAGCGAACGTACCTCCCTGGACACGGCTCGCTTGGGCTCGACGACTCTCCCATCGACCTTGTGGGGGCGGGCGGACATGGCAGCGTCGACTTCATCCACCGACGAGTATGTTACGAAGCCAAAGCCTCTGGATCTCTTCGTGTTGGGATCCCGCATTACCTTAAAACAATTGGAGTTTTGGGTCAGCAAACAGCCCCATCAATGATGCAAAGAACCCTACCAGAAGGGGTGCTTCTGAGAGCTTACCACGCAGTCTGTCAGGCTCCCCCATTGCTCGAAATGAGCCCGCAGGCTTTCGTCTGTGGTCTCGAAGCTCAAACCCCCGATGAACAGCTTGCGGAGCTGCTCCGGCTCACGCGGGACCTGACGATGCACAACGAGAcgaaaacagcaacaaaaaaagacagaacGGCAACGATGAGAGAACAGCAGCACAGAAAGGAGAACGTGGAAGGACGACACGCTAATAAACCGCGTCGGGAATGAACAACGCGGTGAATGCAGTGGATCTCGCGTTACACATCAGACGTCAGGGCGGCCGCCATTAACGCGAGCAGcccggcacaaaaaaaaaaacacaacacacaaaaacccaCCGGTAGCAGCggcaaggacacacaaacacgttagCGCGTGCATGTTAAAAGTGCCGCGTTTGCGCGTGGAGCAGTGATATCGAACACAAGCACCGAGGAAAACCCCGGAATTTCGAGCTCAGTTTGACGCAAGAACAAAAGGCCACGAGGCACAGCTGTCGTAAAATGGCGGATTCGCAGGGCTCGATATCCAACACAAAGCAGCGAGTgcgtgctttttaaaaaaaacgcaaaatGTTTCACACGGCTCGTTTGAAGGGTTTCGAAAAGTACAATACTCACATCTTTCGACATGTTAGCAGGCGAAACGTTGAAGACTCCTTGTGGTCTGACCGGAGAAAAGCGACCTGCGTCAGACGGACTGTCCTCGCCTGGTTCCCCACACTGGAATAAACTGCGAGGGAAACGCCTCTTTCTCTGAGCAATTGGCCCGTTGTTGCCGCTGTGGTCTGTCGTCTGCTTTGTTTTGGATTCTGATTGGTCCACATTGCATCAATCACTACTTGTAACCAATGGCGTGGTGGTAGGCGGTGCCTGTCGAAATCACGACGATAAGaaaaatggatgttttttgAAGTCTAAATTCATGGGAGGAATCATGCGTAAGATATCGCGAACTGGATGTGAGGCTCTCGGGCCACAAATCTACCGAGTAAAAGCAGCAAAAATTCACAAAATCTTTAATTATCAGTGACCTTTTGAGACCTGGTTGCAGGTGTGCGCTGCACCTTTCTCGGCGAAGAGACAACGATGCGCCTTCACTACCATAACACAGATGTTTATATCTCACGTTAAGTTCTGCATCGGTACACATCGCAATAAAAACGTTCCCATTGACACAACGATGCCGCCGTGGTTATTTTTGTAGCGTTAGCATTTGCCGCTTAGCCAAAGATGTAGGTCATCAGCTGACCTGGGGGCGGGCATCTTTATTGTGCGCCCTCACCGCGCGCTTTTTACGCACAGGCCAGCGCGCAGCACCTTTATGTGATCCAGGCTGTTTGCTAACGTAGCTCCGGCGTCGGCTCCACAGACCCGCAGTCCCACAAAAGGCGCGCGTTACCGACGAGGTTAACCGGTCCCGACGACTATCCACGCGCCCGACGGGTAGGAATCGGTCAACACGTAGAACAACGTTGTGCCGCATCACGTCTCGGCGTTTAATGTCGATTCGGTCGATCGGTGCTAGCTAGTAGCTGCTGAGGCGTTAGCTCGCGGGCTAGCGGTGCAAGCTGAAGTTTGCCTTTCGTGCCCATTGGTTTGGTAGTTGGGTTAGCGAGCACAGCCTCGTATCTTAACCTCCGTGTGCACGTTTTATGCTTCCTGACAACGTCGTATCGTTTGAGCCATTGGACCATCCGACCTGCTAGTGTAACGTTGCATACATTTGTCGTTGCAGACTGGATTGATTcaatgaaattgtgtttttgggagggggggggggggtttcatccgGTCCGCAGCCCGCCCAACGCGAGCCAAGTAGCCACACGCTGTTTGACCGAATGCTGGAAAAGATGATTAAAATATTCCCTCTTAACGTCAGCTTCTCCATCTGTGCAGGAAAGTGCCATTGACCCGGGACAGCCAGGCGCTCACCAACAAGCTCTGCTATGGGCAAAAAGTCTCGCGAAGAAGACTCCTCGTCATCTGATGAGGAAGAGTATGTTGTGGAGAAGGTGCTGGACAGGAGGGTTGTGAAAGGCAGGGTCGAGTTCTTCCTCAAGTGGAAAGGATATTCAGAGTAAgttgtggtgtttttcttcttctccttgccAGAAGCAGTCCTGCACTTACACCGCCACAGATTTAGACTCCACTAACGAGGGGCTGTGCAATAGATGAAATTGTACATCAAGATTGTCtgactttttgcttttttttaatggtgaatTATTGAGATGTTTGGGCAAAAGATCAGGCAATGATGTGGATATCATCGGCCAAGCCTGCAGCCTTTTCACTGAAGTTCAAGTGAAATAAGAGATAAACATCAGATTTCCGGAGGAAATTTAACCTGTAGCTAGTTTGTGTGCTCCTTATTATCAATTCACACGGCGTAACTGTGTATGCCGACATACGATCAAATATCCATCTTCGGTGCCGCTCATCCTTGGAGGGTCGCTGGGGTCAATCCCAGGTAGCATTGAGCGAGAAACTGGGTGCACCCTGGACGAGGTCGCTGTACTGAAGCAATACGGTACGAGAGggtgtactttatcgtccaataatgtaacagttcggcGGTGTTGTTGGGCCCGACGCACACAGCGAAATTCTAAATGGCAAGTAAATAGCTGCCCTTCAGCACAAAGTatttgtagccaccaaacgttgtgtatcgcatttcatcagtctagagaaacaatagtccctgtacgtgtgtgtgtgtgtgtgtaaacagcattgggtcccgcaccatctcattcattcacatcgctcatgacgtccaccttaaccgtccggttgcgaaagctcgcatggCCTCCAAAACGACAATTTGTGGGGTTTCcgttttttttatatcatgGCGATCgccctgtgactcactctcaaccaatgagagcgCTGGATTCCATCTCCACGTGTTATAATCTACAATAACGAAGATGATATATCTagtaaaaataatgatgtggtcttctgcagaaaacacaacacCTGGGAGCCAGAGAAGAATCTGGGATGTCCTGAGCTCATTTCAGAATTCATGAAGACCTAcaagaagagcagcagcagcagcagcggcggcggtggcggcggaaGCTCCACGCCGAGCAGCGGGGGCAGCAAGTCGCTCACAGCCTCCTCTGGTCGCTCCAAAGACTCCAGTAGCTCGAAGAAGAGAAGCTctgacgacgacgaggaggaggaagaagaagagggtggAAGTAAgcccaaaaagaagaaagaggtaTGTAACGTGTTCTGGTTTTATCATTTAGAAAAGTCTGCTGCGGAAGGGGTGtctcgtttttttgggggggttttttaGCTCACAAAAGCAAAAGTGACTGTCAATCATTATTGAACCAAAGCGGGGGCTGCATTTAGTCTGTGAATACTGGGCTCATCTTTTTGTTGTCCAGCAGTGGTGCGACGCTTCATAGAACTCCCAGTTTGGATCGGCACAAAGGGGAAAGGGGAGCAGATCGAACTTTGATCAATTGttcatttttatcattattgATCTTCATGGCAGCTGCAGAtcaccattttgttttgtttgatacCAGCAGACTACTCTTCCCGTTTTCACCAAAATCCTTTCATCTGCTTTGAAGTCAGCGTAAACCATCCAACACTTCTACACGTCGTCATTTTACTTCGCTAAAGTCCTTCGGGGTCTTTAGGTTTTGCCTGAGCACGTTGGTACGGCTCCTCAATCCTCTGCGGCATGAACGTTCAGGTCACACTTTCTCTCCAGCAACACTTGCGCTGAGCTAACGGGTCCATGGCGGCGTCCGAAGAGTAGcttgacctccccccccccccccccccccccgtttgtgcTCCAGTCGGTTCTGGGCGGACTCATTGTGCACTTGAGTCGTTACGAACTCCGGTATTTGCttgtaatgacaaaaaaacaacaacaactgtttaTCTCTTTTTCTTGTCCTCCCAGGAGGACATTCTAGTTGCACGTGGCTTTGAGAGAGGACTGGAGCCGGAGAAGATCATCGGAGCAACTGACTCCTGTGGAGACCTAATGTTTCTTATGAAGTGGTAGGTTGTTTTTTCACGCGTTCCTCTCTACCGTTGCATGTGTTTGGGAAACACACTTTTGTTCTAATGTTGGCGACGCGTagtgattttaaaataatttttcatgcgggggggggggttatttggtTGACTAACTTTGACCTCAAATCGACGGCGCTGCCCCATTTCGGCGGTTTCCAGTTGGCACGTCACACCTGTGCATTGGGTTTAATGTATCAaggtgctttaaaaaaaaagaaaattatgaACCTGCATCGTACACCGTTGTTTCCCTAGTTTTGTGGAAGAGTAAtttcaagatttaaaaaaaataagacgaCAGCGTTCTGTATTAAAGATCTGTGGCTTTTCTGTTCTCGGACACTTTGCTCTCTTCTAACTGTTCGAATAGACGACTTTCCCTTCAACATTGTAACCGATGTATCAGTAGTACCCATGTCACAAGTATCACAAAATATTTGTGCCATGCGTTTGTGGATTCTGAACATACtactgttttaaaaaacaaacaaacatgattagTTGAAAGCAAGTTGCTCGTCAGGACgttggtgcatttttttttagtacTGTGCATCTGTCGCTCCACTTGATCGGGTCCGTGGCGTTCCTATTTCCTCTGAACTGGTCTACTGCTGGTTTTCTGGGGTTTGTTTAAACGGCAGCTCTTAATGTGCCAGATTGCCACTGACAAACTGCCCATTAGCAACACCAACAGCCTCGCTGTCCACTGGTAAACAAACCGTGAGCCTCTCCATAAAATGTGACGTCATTACATATTCGCTAGATGGATATATGTGTAGTACCTCGTCACTCATGCGGTAGTTGCACTGGAGCTGATTTGgtcattatcatttttttttaatgaacgtgtaaaaaaaaaaaaaatctataggAATATAAAtagaaatgtaaatgcaatccCTGCGGATCCTAAACGGATTCACAAGCGCCATCTGCCTACATTTCCTGTAAGCACTAATGATGTGTTACAATGATTTGTAAACGCTTAGGTTTTAATCCATTATCTGACTCCGGTTATGATGGGTATGCAAatattaaatgtacaataatatACCCAAAACCTAATTATCTCACTTGTTAGTGATGGTTTCCCACAGGTCTAATGGCTCTTTCGGACGCAATGCTGTCTACAAAGTTGCCATCTATGAAACGCTCAAACAGAAATGGACAAATAGAGGACATTATCCAACTTAAGAGAAGTGCcattttgaacacattttaaagaccccccccccccttttttgtcCTCCACCTCTTGCAGGAAAGACTCTGATGAGGCCGATCTTGTGCTCGCCAAGGAGGCCAATCACAAGTGCCCACAGATTGTCATAGCCTTTTATGAGGAGCGTCTCACCTGGCACGAAGACAGcgacaagaaggagaaggacgCGGTCACGGCGTGAGGGCGTCGCCCCGGGAGGCACAGCGGCAGGGACAGCCTTGAGTCAGACATTTTTCACACCCGAACCTCCCCGTCTTTGCCTCGTCACCGTGTCCCAACAAAGACAGCGAACACGGCCGCGTTATCtccatctgtcccccccccccccccgttctcacTGGAGCACAACGGCCCCACGCTGCGCAGCAGGATCCAtcagacaggaggggggggctgtagcAGACGTGGGTGACGTTGCTACTGGGCCTCTGCTGTTCCGTCTTTGTGTTCTTTActgtccttcccccccccccccccccaatgtctttAACACATCATATTGTAGTGCTGACAGATGACGGTGGTGTTGGTGAGGTGTGTTGCATCCTTAAGCACATGTGGCCATCTGTCGTAAAACTGGGAATTCTTAAGTCAACGGAGCATCATCATTTGGTCTGTAGAGTCGGTGCATTTTTTTTGCTTGAACCCTCtaacaccttttttttagaGGATAAAACTGTAGTATTAAACGTTGAGGAAGAAACCACCGCAGCGCTCTCCTGACTGCATATCACATCCTTTTTGAAAATAAACCTTATCTCTTCTAGAGTTTTCAGTTCATCATGTCTACTGGTACATAACTACAAAAGTTGCAGAAGCCACCGGCCAATTAAGTCATGATTTTTGAATGATAtccttgttgattttttttttaaaagaaattgtttttaatgtgcGAATGtggtgtggtgttttttttatatatttctttaccCTCTCACTAGTTCAAGAAACGAAAATTAAATTTTTGCtcactttgaaatgtttttttgtttactttttaaatattttgcattGTTATCTTTGGACCAGTCTCATCTTCACAGGTTAGACTATCGTCACTGTCCACATGAAGTGAAACCAGCATCAGTCACCTGTCatcgggggaagggggggggggggtctgccacCTTGTGGCTACACAGTGAATATCTTTTTGACCAAGTGACTGATCTCTGATGACAAACCTACAGTTTTAATGATGTAATGGATGTTGTTAGTAAGTGATACCTTGacttttatttaaagtttttttttttttttttaacagttagAGGGTAAAAAGAAATCTACGAAATTAcagtatttgttgttttatctttgtgttgttaatttgaaatattaaaagcagTTTCTAATTGGTCAATGCATATTGTGGCTTTGCTTGTGATGAgttatttaatttattcttGGCCGTAAGCATCCAAGTCTTTCAGACAGACCACGTTGCTGCCGGAGGTCCAAACTTCTACAATGTCCCTGTTGAAGGGTTTGAAACAAAATATTAGCGTCCACAGAGATCCGTTTGTTTCAggtgatttgttgttgttgttgttgttgctttaatCAGCATTGTTAACAGCGGCTTTGACCTCTTTCATACATGCAACACAAATAATATCCCTCCAATATCACTGATGGTGGTTTGAGCTGATTATGAACTTTCTCTCTTTGAAAgtattttttcctttcacaCCCTCAGCTgtgtcggttttttttttcctggtggaaaaaactaaactattttcatttttcaattaaaTGTTACAAATGTGTACAGTAGCACCctttaataaacatttccacTGTTTAAATTGCTGTCAGTTgacttgttttaaaataaaaggaatttcAGCAGAGCGAAAACTTAGTAATTGGTATGCTACGCCCCATGGGTAAAAAGTCAAAATGGCTGATTTAATAGGAATTCGTTTGGATCATTGGAAAGTTTCAACTGTCGCGCCGCAGTTCCTACCATCAGGAGGCACTTTATGCACTTGGtgggaaataaaaagttgaaaagccaCAAATACGCTGTAAAAATGAGACATATTTATGTATTCTTTGTGGAAAATGTTGCAAAGGTGCATCACATACTCTCACCCTGCAGATGGCGCTATTGGACAACAGCAATGTGATTTATATGTCAAGTTATTTACAGTTAAGCAAATTAAGCATAAACATGAATTTATTCTAACCAGCCTTTATACATTATTCCACATCCTTTAGATGGGCGTGGCTTCCTATTGACAAACATCACAACTTTTTCCAGGTTCTCCGTTGGTTTGAATAAAAGTGACTCAGTTAAATTTGATTACAACAAGGAGGCATTCAGGGCTCTAAAGCTGGACTTCAAAATGTAAGGAAGCGTCACCATTTTGTCCCAATCTGGCCACCATGTGGAAACAGGTAATGAATTGTTTCTTATAATGAACAGAATAGGCTCCCTGTAATGGCATCAGCAATATCAGCAGTAAACTGCGGTAAAGGTTGAATCTAATCCTTGTTCTTCTCTCGCCaccctctttttcttccttacTGCCTTTCGCACACAAAGTGCAGCTCACTAAAGCGATGGAATTTTCCAAGCAAAAAGGCTTTTACTCTCCAAATGGAATGCAAAGGTCACTAGTAAATTCCCAGCCCCTGGGACCATTAAGCTGGGCAAAGGGAGCGAGCAGCGGGCTGTTTTATGGAGCCTGGAGCTGTCCGCACACAAACCCGGGCCAGTAGGTTTGGTTGGGAAAAGCCACAGTGGCACCCATGGGAGCCCTGCCTGTGATGTGTGCGGCCACTTCCGCCGTAGAGGAGGTTCTTGGTGCGTGGTCGACTGGCGTGCAGAGGGACGTTTTCGCCAAAaacgggaaaataaaaaatgagtgaAATCGAGTCAAAGCCTCGTACTGTACGTGTGGCGTGCTAGTGTGTACTTTATGTCTGGCAGAGTCAATAAGGAGCAGCctttgttctttgttctttgtttggCTATACCAGTGTTTTTCAAGTACACATTCGGAAAGCCTCGTTGCACCCAAGAATAAAtggatattttgaaaatgtaCGTGGCATTTATCTTAATTAGAAACACATTACTGAGTTGTGTCTGTACTATGTTCTGTGCCCCCAAAAAGGATTATAAGTCagacatttattcattcatttgattcgCCATACTTCGTCCCCTCCTGATCCAGTAACTTCTAGTGCAAATGAGTTCCTCGGGGGGGCCTAACCGCGGCAGAGGTGGGTCGCCCTGCAGCACATTACACCGTACGACTGCCGAGGGAGCCGTGGAGAGGAAAAGGACTGCTGCAGAGGGCCTCATCAGCGTTACACAGCTTGTTCAAGGATACCACTAAAACGGCAAACaaatacacggggggggggggggcgctcgcaCGGATGACACGAGGGCACAGCGTATTATCCTAcgtgtgaaagaaaaaacagatttgTATTCGTCGGTTAGTGTCCCAGAGAAACTgtgaaaaatgtctttaaaggCCTTGTAAGTCATTATCACAGAGGCCAATGTAATTCGACGTGGCCTTTCGCCTTTCCTCGTGCTGGGATGGTGGAGGCACAGCTGCCCAACAGCTGTGCCTCCACCATCCCAGGCTACACATTCTTGTTGCGACGGCAGTGTTGACTGGTGCATGTTACATCTGTGCCGAGGTGAACGCCAATGCAATGCTCTAAATTGGCCGGCCATCGCACTTCATGTGCAGTAAGGACCCCATAGAGCCAAGTTTCTTCTTTCCAAATGCCCCCTCCACCGGCAACCCTCTACTGGCTGTGtttccccttcacccccccccacccccaccccccaccccccaactccttccttcatctcctctccccACCGGGAGAAAGAGTTATAGCTGCCATAAAAGGCAGGTAATGCATTGTTAACTAATTCTGTCTGCTCAGAGCTGATATATCCTCTGCTCTAAATCTCTGTGCTTCCAATAAAATGCAAATGCTAATGCTTGCCCTCCATGAGCTGATATCATTTTTAACAGGCCAGGGGTAAAtgctggaggagggcggggttCCGAGCCTTCACGGTACATTCTGATAGAAAAGGAGACCTCCAGACcggatccacacacacacacaccactgaccAGCAGCGTGCATGCATTTGAGTGTGTACGTGTGACACTGAGGCAGAACATAACGTACATTTTCAGATAATCCGTATGAGAGCGGTTCACCTGCAATGCATGGTAAC
This sequence is a window from Pungitius pungitius chromosome 1, fPunPun2.1, whole genome shotgun sequence. Protein-coding genes within it:
- the hnrnpa1b gene encoding heterogeneous nuclear ribonucleoprotein A1b → MSKDVPREPEQLRKLFIGGLSFETTDESLRAHFEQWGSLTDCVVMRDPNTKRSRGFGFVTYSSVDEVDAAMSARPHKVDGRVVEPKRAVSREDSNRPGAHVTVKKIFVGGIKEDTEESHLRDYFTQFGKIEVIDIMTDRGSGKKRGFAFVTFDDHDSVDRIVIQKYHTINSHNCEVRKALSRQEMQTTGMGGMSGRSSGGRPYDYDRGFNQGGRGRYGDGPYNCNGGDGGNGGGGYGGGPGGYNNGGNRGYNQGYNQGGGGGGGGYGGGGNGYDSNGYGNCGGGGSGGGGNNYNNMGHYDSQASNFGPMKNNFGGGGGGVGRNFGGGGGGGGGYGGGNNGGYGRSGRF
- the cbx5 gene encoding chromobox protein homolog 5; amino-acid sequence: MGKKSREEDSSSSDEEEYVVEKVLDRRVVKGRVEFFLKWKGYSEKHNTWEPEKNLGCPELISEFMKTYKKSSSSSSGGGGGGSSTPSSGGSKSLTASSGRSKDSSSSKKRSSDDDEEEEEEEGGSKPKKKKEEDILVARGFERGLEPEKIIGATDSCGDLMFLMKWKDSDEADLVLAKEANHKCPQIVIAFYEERLTWHEDSDKKEKDAVTA